ccaacatttgacttCTACTACTAATAGAAGCCTTGTCCTTTTTTTCTATTGGGGAATCTTAAGGGTTTCGCCTGAAGATCAGCTCACTCCAAAAAATACTGAAGCTCGACCGAGACTTGAATCTACGTCACGTAGACTTCTCATGAGCCCGCCGTCCTCTTATCAGCGGGGTCGACCGAAAGTCTAAAAGAAATCGCGTTTTGTTCAAATCTAGCACTTTTTTCGCAGGTGTTCATTGGGTAATGCTTAGAttcatttgagaaaaaaaaataataattcgtGATTGGCACATTGAGTAGTAGCGAGAAAGGTCTAAAAATACCGACTGAACAGGACACGAACCCTGTCCAGGCCGGTGCAGTGCaccaccagttgagctaccaggTCAACTGGGAGCTATTTCGTTATGTGGATCGATCATAAGTCCTTAGATGATGGATATATTAAATATTTAAGCTTTTCTCGGGTCTACTTAACTCGCtatcataactgcgaggattcgtttcaatctgcagttcaaatacacgTATTTCATGCATTAACATTACTTATAGCGGAGTTCTCTCTCGCAGCTGGgtaagaaaatgttgtaaactTCCTGCACCACAGGCATACCAACGCAAGATTTCGGGTAGGCTGTGGTAGGGGTTTTTTGGCGCCaaaacgaatggcaacccgcgtcttgtgaagcataaacagcttagaagttcagggaagtcaactcagaacaaaaagaaatttattagaaAATTATTACTGCAATGAAAtcgggagctccgcttttaggcttggctaaatctatgtATCACTTTAAGCTGTGGTGCTTTTCGAGGGATTTCCACTACTGAGAAATataggtccctgaggggacatgtgcttacgggtaacgaatgttacaccattaacattgtttatgattgttgacatgcttttgtagTGGGCgatgacaatgaatgcttgttattcccttgaacctactcgtatgaaaacaatatggcaggttttgtagatCGAGTACCAATGTTCAGTCGGAGAGGGTGTGCAGGTTCAcgtaagaaaggttttgttacattggctgtagatgtctgccaaggagaaaaataggtacgcattgCGTAGATGTGGGTAGTGGCTGGTCTTTTGTTTGATATAGTGCTATATTTGCCCAGCATCTcgagattgagatgtttaattaatatagaaattttgcagaaatttgaaatataaattcctgacgggtagaagtaaacttcatttgagatgaaaattctttgtagactgaaagttgctgagatggtaaaagaacttgaaatttgataatcttattttggtagctaactaaaatcatgaccaactaacaccagaaaggtcacaaaattactttttaataattttccgggaaaaaatTGGGTGATTTTCATCTAAGCCAtaaaatttcacggaaaaatcgggaggtaaggtgtcattaacaatgctCACGCGAATAAGCTACCAGatgctataggcgaatctttgctgacgtcattgtttacatttttgctcattagcatacgacttaccttatagaagcagtggccgtatatatgagctaaatgcaaaagttgaaagagctgattaagttgagcaatttgtgcatgtttcagctctttgcaagcagtatggaaggaaatatcagacatcaaaaactgcgaaattgctgtgtggcaaaaaagttaatgagccgtacatcctctttaaaatttcgagtttttagaagcgaatttctccgaaaccattcgatgaattggactcaaattttcagagaaaacttaaactgttattccctttcaatattcagagtttttattttattagcgtcatcagatagtgataagcatacatatgttaatgaggcaaaaagtgtaaacaaagattcgcctattaaaTGACGTgatcataatttgttttgtgtttgtAAATCGCttgcgatacaaattatttgacaaacgtatcaaaccttgagaattaccattgcccttcttgaaagaaaaaaaaacaccttgacgTTTTTCACTTGGGTGAAgaacaaaccacaacaccgggaactccgtgccttctctttacgaatagcgtgtgggttctttaacgtcccacagagttgagattcgaaagaattgtgagacgggacctcaggtttatagtccttaaaaaaccgtaaaagccataaaaaaaaaagaaattctaaCCATTTGCACGTGTAGTGACCAAGGCAGAATCTGCTTCCCAGGTACTTCTAATACCTCGACTGGTCGTCCGGCCGTGATATCGAACCCCGGCCTCTCGCGCGAGAACCCTGCGTTGAGCCATTGAGCCACAAAAACAGTcatacactcactcactcactcattcagtcactcactcactcactcagtcatgagtcactcactcactcactcactcagacagcCCCGATGACATAGTGCATTACGAGCTAGCCCGTAAGCACAGCCACACGTGATATATcacgataatttttcacgtgtgttgagatcgccaatcagctgctgacgaGTCattcgctctatttagcgccatgaatgaatggcaacgccTTCTCGTTTTCAAATGTGAATtaagtcagcttcctcctcaaCTTCGCCTCCTGCGCTCATGCgcgagatatcgagttgaacacgggAAAAGAAATTCCAATCTCCGCGCTCCCGTGTATTATTCTCTCTCTGTATATAGATCTTTATCCTTCTTCTACAAGCTTCTGATCGACCCACCTAGCAATCAGCTTctagttggcctgatagctgaactggtggagcactgcaccaaTTTCGCAGATATCGGGATTcgagtcctgaatttttcaggcctttcttgccACTGCTTATGTAgcgttaaaaaacaaaaataataaactgaACTGCTAGGATCATACACATTCGTTTCAATCCCTAGTTCAAATAcataaatttcatgtattcCTATCGCacagatatagatatagatatctAGTATTAGTGATTTTATTGTTAAAGATGCAAATTTGCGAGATTGTTATCGTCCTCTTCATCTTGGTTGCTTCATCTTTTATTGACTCCGTCCAAAGTGCTTTCCTTGAATCAAGCTACATTCACAAAATGAGGGGTTCATTTCATATTATTTCTTCGTTTCAGTTAAAAAAGAATCACAGAGGGATTCTTTGTGCCCAACGAATGAAATCATGAAAAGCGAAGAAGTGATAAAGCTTGGACAATATCCAACCACAAGGCGTAAATATTCCCTCTTTatataaatgaataattaacaattattcctcgagcccgaatgggctatgagtcaatagcccatgaggccaaagtccaaatgggctattgactcacaggccatgagggcgagaggaataattgttttagtaaaatccaactagttagTCAAAAAATATCacgactaaacatctttcgcaagttaaagctaggcttcaatcctcttttactgccaaaacattacatatATGGCGGCGtattttcgctactagtgggctatgaCATAtggcctactagtagctcaaccaatcagaacgcagtattgatgatagaccactagttggattttactaataattattattagttattcaCCGGAGCGGAGGTGAGTATAATAAggcaatttcgatattttaaaattcagctgtaaacaatagacctcatcacaaggctccggggaataaaatacagtcaaatgaagatgtgatcctcgcacttgctggacaatttaagcaattgtctcatgaagcTGAAAAAtccaggtgactcaacgggattcgaacctatgacctctgcgatgccggtgcagtgctctaaccgactgagctacgaagtcacacagttgaaagcaggtcaatttgttgggctgatgttttcccgtgaaaggaatgtcgtatgaaagaaatagggagcttaagcatgcaacgtttttctctctcccagattttcaaagtaatcgtgactttgtagctcagttggttagagcactgcaccggcatcgcagaggtcatgggttcgaatcccgttgagtcacctgaattatTCCGgctcatgagacaattgcttaaattgtctaGCAAgcgcgaggatcatatcttcattcgatttcaaacaccgcacttcatataacatttctttcataataaaatacagtgtttgtggaTTTATTCCCCGGAGGCTcctgctgaggtctattgtttacaactCAATTTTAAAACATCGAAATTGGCTTCTTGGTTTTGCTTTCACTTAGGGCTGAGAAACCAGCTTCCCGAAATCCGAAATGGTTACTTGTCATTTAAGTCTCATTTCATAGGTACAGAGAGTTATTCACAATAATCAATAGTCAATCAGGAGCACGAAAAGAGTAGTCTCGGCCTACTTGTAAACTTTCGCTGGTCCCGATTTTGCCCGTGATTTTTTCACCCCGTCCCGACTAACTGACCCTAGGTCTCTGAGGATGGAGCACGAAAGACAAAATTTCATCAGTGATGACTAAACGTTGTGAAAGCCATTGTAAAAGATCTATtagattgaaataaaaaatttaggGCAATTTAACGTCTTTTATCGCCCAATTTTTTGTGCGAGGTAAATTTGTTTCTCAAATGCCTCACGAAGGGAAAAATCTCAGTAACCATGACATAAACAGATTACAGCATGGAAAATACTTTATATTATTTGTCCACTCGTTGATACCAGTGAAAAAAGACTCACCCGTTAGTTTCCTAGTACTTCTGAACTCAAGAATGAAACCCTTACACACCCATTCCCATTACGTAATCTCTAATGATCATTGCTTCTTCAGTCGAGGGAAAAATAACTCCCTGGCCCTTTTACCAACTGAAAAAGCGCAATAAATAGGAAAAAATATAATACATGACTGCTAGCCATAGAGACGATTTATCCTTGAAGCAAATTTCCCAGTATCTGCCAGTATCTGTTTTACTGGTGGCAAAAAGATCGAGGACAAAAAAGTGCACTACTtagatttattttcttttccaggATATCTGTCCATTGGAATTGCATCAGTTGAAAGACCTTCGGGAGCAAATTATTTGTTGAAAACCACACAGAGTCTGATCGACAACATGAGCGAAGAAGACGAGAAAAATTCCATCATTGTCATATTCCTTGCTGATATTGAGGAATCACCAAAATCCAGGACCAAAAAGGAGATAGCGAGAATGTTTGATGAGCATATTAACAAAGGGCTTCTAATAGTCATCGAAGCAACATCAGAATTCTATCCAACTCTTGAGAACGTAAAACCGAAATACGGCGACACGGATAGCAGAAGAACGTGGCGCTCGAAAGAAAATGTCGATGCGACTTTTGTGATGTGCTTCTGCAAAGATATATCCGAGTATTACATCCATCTCGAAGATGACGTGATTTCATCGCCCAGTTTTGTTCCTAAACTGCAAGCTTTTATAAACGGTCAACCCAAAGAAACATGGTTGCTGCTTGATGTTGCAGTTCAGGGAAGCATAGCCAAAGTTTATCACAGTCGAGATCTCAGCAACATCGCGTCTTATTTTTACCTCATGTACGACGAAATGCCAATCGACTGGTTGATGGATTATTGGCGTGAAATCAAGTCCCAAGACCGTAGAGTTGAGAAACTAACCCCACCGGCGTCGCTTTTCCAACACATTGGTGACATATCTTCCCTTAAAGAAAAGGGATTATCGGGTAGAAAACAAAGGGAACCATTTTTTGATCAATTCGAACAAAAGTTTAAAGGAATGAATCCTTCAGCCACGGTAACAACATCAATGTATTCTTACAGTGGAGAACCACAAGATGCTTATGAAAAAGGAAGTGGTTTTTTCTGGGCTGCAACTCCTCGAAAGGGGGATTATCTGTCGATAAAGTTTCAAACACCAACTGCAGTCCAACGAGCAACGGTGGAGACAGGGTGTCACGACGCGCAGCGCGATTTGTTAACAGAAGGTATCCTTCAAGGAAGCCTGGAGGAAAATACCCATTCCAAGGACAAAAACGATTTGTGTGGGACTTTCACGACTTTGGGACCACTCAACAAGGGAAGGATCGATATTTTTCCAAATAATTCAAAAAAGTTCGTTTGTTTAAGAATCTTAGTAACGGACTCTCATATTAACTTTGTTTACTTCCGCGAAATTAATATCTGGCAAGGAAAGAAATACCACGAGCAAACCATGGccggaaaataataataatactacttCATTTTAACGGGTAACATCGATAACTGGTGACTCAGTAGTATACATATTTAATGATTAAGAATCTAAACTGGCAAGAAGCAGACTAGTTGGCTATGTATAAGGGAAGCCATAGGGTTAACCAGAGACCACCTGGAAAAATAACCAAGGGTTGTAGTAAGAGAGGGACTTGAACACGGGATCACCAGACTTCAAGTCCAGCGTCCTAATCACTCGGCCACGGTGCCTCCTTAAAACACCACAACAATTAAGATATAAGATTATTGTGTAGTAATAATTTGCGATGACCACGTTTCGAGATCCTTATCTAGGGTCACAGAAATGACTGAAGAGTCTCCCGTTTCCTTTGTTAGACGAACAGggacaacaaagaaaagtttgaaaagcaCAAAAAGATTGTCTCCTTTACTTTTACTTACTGCTCTTAGATCTCACCTCAGCATCGCTTATGataaaaaagctttcttttaCGCAAGAAAATAGGTCGACTGCAGTCAAAGGCCGCAACTCTAGGATTCTTTACTTGGCTCTTCCTTGAGGGTCGGGAAGGTTGCCACTCCGTTTCCAATAGTACAACACTCCTTTACTACAAGGGATTCTTTTTCTCATCATGGTGGTTCTTAGTTTCCACAATCCTCAGGATTCCACTCAATTAACTGCATAATGACTTACAAATTAAGTTTTACTGACGAAGTGTCCCCTCGCTCGTCTTTTTAAGTTCGCCATCACTTTTGTTAAGAAATACGGACAATGTAGGTCATAAAGCGTTCTCATAACTCCTTTAAGAGGCAAACACAGTAACCCCAACCCCAACTGATACAAACGGTAACACCAATTTTTAAAAGGTGGTTTACACTTTGACTTAACGGGATACTTCGTGACATTTATCCAAGTGTTGAGCATGCATCCAATTACGTGTATTTCTGGATGATTGAATGTTTGATTTATTGATTGATGgtctttatttaagtgtcaaggtCCAACTAGAAATGCTAATTGGGGGCCCTAAATAAAATCATAAAACCAAAGTAAAAATCTGCATACAGTTTCAAACATATTCTTCCTAGGGGCTCCGCACAAAATAGCCGAAGAACGCTGATTCAGTATCCCTAGCATACCGCGTGCAGTCCGTGGCAATCGATCACTGTCTCAATGGTATGGGGCTGTTATACAAGGCCACTCCCTTATCACGATAGCTCGTCCAGTCTTTTCGGTTTTACACATACATCTTTTCGCGTCCCTCCAACCTCCCCGCAGCGATGAACCAGCACTCTACCAAGAGCTTCCCGCTCCTGACCTCCTTGGGCTGAGTTCCCCAAACCTTATCTAGTCTAAGGCATTGTTTGCGGACGGTCCTGGTGGAAATTTATTGCAACATACGATAAAATATGAGTCAATAACAATTCAGCAAAAAACATCTTCACGTACACGCACAGCAATTGCACCCACCATCCAGCAAGCATGATACATTAAATTGCGCACAGTTCCGGCCACAAACACTTTAAGATTAGTCTTATACTGTGCATGTGACATGATAAGTGTCATTTTACTAAAGTTCGCACTTTTGTAGATCTTAGAGAAATCCTTGTGATTCTGTACTATCTGAAGGCCGCTGGCCTGGGAAGTCCATTCTGTACAAGGCTAAACATTTTGAATTTGTCTCCCATCTCGGAAGGACTTGTCAACATTTTGTATCCACTTTGACGAGCTTGTGCTTGCGACGAATCTGCTTTTTCAAGAAGAATCTTGGAGCCAAGAGGAAGACAACAATACGACAAGTTTACTTTTAAGGAATAGAGCGTCATCGCGACAGGGCTGGGTAATCACCGACAATGCCAGATAATAGACGAGGATTTGCCTCTGTTTACCCCTCTCTTATAACCTCATGCAGGTCTTAGGCTTTTAAGATTACTCTTCGCTTAAAACGCAACTTAATAGACAGGTCTGGATCCTTTCCCTACCCCCAATGATTGTTAATTTGGAACAAGAAAAACGGTTTCGGTGCCCGAAAAATTGCTAAGACAGCAGGAAATTGAGcccaatagacctctttagcttgtatgttttattttcccatttcagaccacgtgatgctatccgagggaatagtttctttcaaatgtcgtcgcagcacgtgcaaatgtacgcataactaatgaaaaaaacaaaaggaaaattcccatgagggcatcacgtagTCTGAGATGAGagaacaaaacatacaagctaaagagctCTATTGGGCCTCCCAAGGGTTCTAGAGAACACGGGAACAGGAGCAATTATTTTTAGGGAACAGGGGATATTGTCAAAAAGTTTCAAGGAATGCAAGGGAACTCCTGATTAAATTGTTGGGATCAAGGTAGCACTAATCTACTTTCGATTATAATTTCTTGTACTATGAATAGGGGGtaaaacaagcaagcaaaaatgGGGAACCATGACAAACACTTTTGGGGATCAACGCAACAGCGCAAACGTTTTTGGGATCAAGCGAACCTGAGCTAGGAACAAGTGGTTTTATTAACAATGATAAAATGGATAAATATTAAGGGATCATGGGAACATGTgtcccccccaccccccaccccccgcTCCACCTAAAGGAGGGGCTCAAAATTTGTTTGAGAAAATTATTTAACGAAGTGATAGTGCGGTGGCTTACTAGGGGCATAtgggttttttttccattacctttttacTTTGCGACCACAAGCCATAAGTTACGACCCCAACTTATATTTGTACTTTACCACCGGTGTTTTATTAATTTGGGATCCCAAGTTAGTAGGTTGAGATTGCAAGTTACTAACCTGTTCGATGTTATGTGGTCGCTAGTTACTAACTTGCAATGAAAAAGACTCGCATGTCCCTTATAACCCACCGCACTAAGCGATGGCGTGTTTATTCTCAGTACTTCTTGATAAAACAATGAATGACACGACAACGAGTTATAATCGCGTTACGCAAGGTACAACAGGGAGTTTACGAAGCTACGACGGttgctgcaacgaaaatgtcacattaaaatagaactttacgttaggttaagtgttttgcgattattccatgtttgtcACGTTATATGAAacaggcgaagtgcactttcgcctgcttagcacgaatggttttctGATTTAATGAAATTTAATGAAATTTTCTACGCTACGGGCTCGGGTTCTCGTCAGAagctcaaatatgaaaattgcacgtcgtcatttggcggCCTACGTCCGAAAATTGCACCATCGAGCGTGACCTACGTGCAGCACGTTTgtatttcctcattcaaccaatcatatcgtTAATTTGTTTTGGTGTCGACGCCGTTTCTTAAAATCCCGAATATTAGGCAGTTTAAGAAGCATCGACGGCGacgacaacgaaaacgtcaaaACGTTTGCACAAACAAGACTATTTTGTGATAATTCCTTCTTGCTTGCATGCTATACAGTTGAAAAAGTACGCTTCCAAGACACTGGTAGGAGCGTCATAGCAGCAAATACagagaataaaagatttattgttgaGTTTTCATGTTGTCCTTAAAACCTTGAATGTGTTTCTCGTTGCTATTTGACAGACAACGTCAACGAAATGTactaaaaagcgtgccgcacgtgcatcACGATTATATGTCTTCGTtcgaccaatcatatcattgatttaaTTCAAGGCTCATGAAATGAAGGACAATCCATGAGGCGTAAATATACCACTGCAGTACTCACTTTCATCCGCATATCTATTCCCATTTGTCGAAGGAAAGATCTTTGTGTCACGGGACCAAATGTTTGAACTGTGAAGCAAATTATATCGAAAACGCAAATTGAAAATGTACGAAAGAAAACTGATAAATTCATAACGAGGAAACTAGTCTTACTTATTCTTTTTTTGCTCTAGACTAAACTTGGAAAATCATCAGCGCGTCGCGAGCAAACTATATTGACTGATGTCACAGTACGTTTTATAACGGTAACTTCAAGAGCAATTCAAGGAAAATCGCGAGGTTTCGTAAAATGCTTCAATGCCCCTCGCAAGTTGCTGCTAATTCTCGCGTGATAGCTCGCAATCATTGCTAATAATTCGCTTGACAACCGCCCTCTCCGCAGCCCATCACACGAGGACGTCTTGCACATGTAAATGCTTTTCCAttgaaatggaaacaaaaaaatgtatacTTGCTGTTACATCTCTCAAACCTTGGTCAGCCATGTTATCACCCTGATTAAACTCTTTATAGATTTCACTAACCTTTACCGCGAGTGGCGTTACGGAGATACGAGGAATCAACATTAGCTGTCACATCTGCTGTACCAGGATCCACCAGAACTTCGTGAAATTTATGATTCTTGAATCCCTGAAATATAACTCGAATAATGACCTGGGACGAGTTTCTTGAAGCGtgattagcgctaaccaatGTTACATGACAGCCATGCAAACGTATTGCTGACCACGCATGCTTCGAGCAATCGGCCCCAGGCCAACTAGAGGGGCCGCTGAAAGACCTGAAATCAAACATATCCGCCCGAAGACCTGCAAACAAGCCTCTCGGTTTAAACTGAATGCAACCTAATAAGTTACGATTCAGGACCCAAAGTTTTGATACTCCTGTCCAGTGTCTTTATCAGGGGTGATCTAAAGCTGTTGCACGATTCCTTTTAGACACCTGGCACTAACTACGGTTCAACCTTATTACAGAGGTGTAAAGAGGTGACAGATAAAAGGTCGCCATAATCACCATTCACTTTAAACCTGAGTAGCGTCAAACTATGTCTTACCGCACAGCTGATTGCTCAGTAATTCCATAGTTAGTAGCTAACTACTTACTATGGTAATTCGGATTTGCCATGGCCACTTATCGTAGCCTCGTCCAAGCGAAGCAATTTAACAAGAGTCAGGTACAATTGGCCCCCTTTTTGGTCCAACTTTAGTTCACTTACCCTGAGTGTATGCCTGGCGCTTTTTTCTTCACCATAGTCCACGATAAGAGCGCATCCTCCATGCTTGGCTATGACCTCACTCATGCTCTCTATAATTGCCCCAGCCTGAAGGCACACTTCAATCTGTGTACACAAGGTACCCTTAGGCACTAGGGCTTGTGAAGCTACTGTGGGGCCAGGAGCTAAGACAAACCTCAGTTTAAAGGAGCTGAACAAAAAAGTACAGATGCGGCTTAAATTGAcacgaaaacaaacaaacaaacagctgACAAAAACGTCAACATGCTCTCTATAATTGCCCCAGCCTGAAGGCACACTTCAATCTGTGTACACAAGGTACCCTTAGGCACCAGGGCTTGTGAAGCCACTGTGGGGCCAGGAGCTAAGACAAACCTCAGTTTAAAGGAGCTGAACAAAAAAGTACAGATGCGGCTTAAATTGAcacgaaaacaaacaaacaaacagctgACAAAAACGTCAACACTATTGACTGCACAAACCCTTGTTCTTGCGTGACATCAACAAGGACTTCTCGCCAGCCTTGATCCGTTTTCTATGAAAGAACGAAATGATCGAttgagtcattgctgcaactcAACCGTTGAGAGGAGAAATAATTGAGCTATTGGAATAACGCTGTATTGCTAAAAGTGTATGAGATATGTCAATGACTGCTGCGCTCAATGATATGCAAAAATACTTAAGTAAGCGTCATGGAGTGTCCCCTCACACTTCTGGTAACCTCCGCCATCactatgtttgtttgtttctttatttggtTGAGCAGGTTGAGTTTtcgcagctattagctgatgtggacctgttatactttcacagaggacagtcACAACagcgggaacttcatgccctactctttttcgaTAGTGTGTGGCGAGAAATGCAGACAACAAACGTCATGAAGTGTTCTACTCCTCGAAGGGGCAAAAGGCCGTAACCCCAAACCAAAcctaaaaactaaaaagaaaactaacaTAGAAAAGTTAAGCTTGTATCATGTTAAAAACAAGTGGTGTGATTTACGCTTAGACTTGTCAAGACCGACTCCGTGACGTTGATCCACCAAGGTGCGGGATTGGGCCATTCCATTTTATATCCGCACGATCGTAAAAGGCCGTTTCTGAACGGGTATTTGTGTTGCCACCCTCGATCTTAAAGAAACTCCAAAGGGGTAAGTGTGTCGGCACTTTGAACATCctttcttgggggggggggataaAATGTTCACTTTTCTGAGGGGGTAAAATGCAAAGTACCTCAATAGGGGGAGGTGCGGATATAAAATGGAATGGTCGATTGCAGAAAAATCTTTGCATATCATTTGCGTCTCATTAAGTAACAAAAGAGTACATGGtattatgcctcgttctttaaaaaaataccaTTCAATTTTCTACAATGACGCTTACCTCACCTATGGTTACCCGATATTTCTCATTCCGatcaacaaaaccaacaaaGAATAGAatactcaaaacaaaacaaaatggttgaCCCCGTGGGAAAGTCCCACACAATAGCACTTCGACAGCCCTTGCCCCCAGTCTCCCCAAGGCCAAATGCTGAAGATTTAACTTTTTCCACAATTAACGCAATTACTTCGGCAACTGACTAAAGTGGACTTCGCAAACGAAAGGCAAAGAACAAAACCTGGAACTGATGAACCGGGAGAGCTTCAAAAAACTCATGTGCAAGAAAAAATGTTTCCTCAGAGGGACATCTTGAATAGCTCTATACCATGATACAGGAACACCACCTTGAGTTATGCACCTTTTGTAACACAAATCTGACCCAACCTATGGCGAGAACAAATAAACAGACCTAATCTATAAATTGATAGCACTGAACAGAACATCTCAAATGTAAAGCAAACCTGTATTTGTCCCTTCcaggaaagttttctttttgggCCATATCAGAAAGCTTGcaagcaaaaaatacaacaagGTGTCTACAACAAGAGGGCAAGGGTGTGAGGCTTACCATTTATCAACTACTTAGGCTAGACACAAATATGTTTAGTGTATACTGGCTTAAAAACAGACAAGATTAACAGATGAATAGTCCCAGAAAGCTAATGACATGAAAGACGAGTGGTGTTGAAATATCAGTAGACTTTCCTGGAAATCACACACCACCATGTACATGCAACAGCCACCAATCAAACATTGCATACATGCAGTATCATTTCCACTTAATACCT
This genomic window from Acropora muricata isolate sample 2 chromosome 2, ASM3666990v1, whole genome shotgun sequence contains:
- the LOC136896063 gene encoding alpha-1,3-mannosyl-glycoprotein 4-beta-N-acetylglucosaminyltransferase C-like, producing MKSEEVIKLGQYPTTRRYLSIGIASVERPSGANYLLKTTQSLIDNMSEEDEKNSIIVIFLADIEESPKSRTKKEIARMFDEHINKGLLIVIEATSEFYPTLENVKPKYGDTDSRRTWRSKENVDATFVMCFCKDISEYYIHLEDDVISSPSFVPKLQAFINGQPKETWLLLDVAVQGSIAKVYHSRDLSNIASYFYLMYDEMPIDWLMDYWREIKSQDRRVEKLTPPASLFQHIGDISSLKEKGLSGRKQREPFFDQFEQKFKGMNPSATVTTSMYSYSGEPQDAYEKGSGFFWAATPRKGDYLSIKFQTPTAVQRATVETGCHDAQRDLLTEGILQGSLEENTHSKDKNDLCGTFTTLGPLNKGRIDIFPNNSKKFVCLRILVTDSHINFVYFREINIWQGKKYHEQTMAGK